The following are encoded together in the Malaya genurostris strain Urasoe2022 chromosome 3, Malgen_1.1, whole genome shotgun sequence genome:
- the LOC131434012 gene encoding uncharacterized protein LOC131434012, which translates to MSNEDLDIIDFEDVIIEETDSCETEGNHIGRSRTASASVEHESPSVSSYHVRTQLLDIEQENLPASRKSISISQVSSHIDTNLDYSYLCKPSDNLNLNRSLLESQKVGDDIESWRTVACNSRKPQYPRVLESSNKFNQHSDISKSEFSPDFLTTLLNRTLTGQKILQRAKLAPLSNTSQNELCNIVAEYHLNLGRVTTEHFLNVYAEAIICLLDYEIKEDYFIPRKGDKKNPSGKLYNKITNLKQKRRNREKAEGELLNKRSKVIQIDAFCETPDLDDANSWLCLNRKPWNIVLEKWRGTHVTRKKLLLKPNQEALLFEKYPHYTETFGYQLVDIDFQLLHAGNIDGLKKLQYDLPKITKVLNRTYTDEYSKELLEYIQTPNINIVVVFLSPDSQITSVLILLNSLLKPTKVTLHYKPSVLVAQEEIIIFATTDDDAVSKLNSFREMYESLGFTIIPKLIFRGYDHKSLFGQFELRYKSVVYTFDSALRAVDALIKFVTILGLKHSKISRMVWQFLRSTYYEIPDEAEYSSIVRLQRSINEQSEN; encoded by the exons ATGTCTAACGAGGATTTGGATATTATTGACTTCGAAGACGTAATTATCGAGGAAACCGATTCCTGCGAAACTGAAGGTAACCATATCGGCAGAAGCAGAACCGCAAGTGCAAGTGTGGAACATGAATCACCTTCCGTTTCATCTTACCACGTTAGAACTCAGCTACTAGATATAGAACAGGAAAATCTTCCAGCATCGCGGAAAAGTATTTCAATTTCGCAAGTCTCAAGCCATATTGACACTAATCTGGATTATTCCTATTTGTGTAAACCAAGCGATAATCTTAACCTTAATCGATCTCTGCTAGAATCACAAAAAGTTGGTGATGATATTGAGTCCTGGAGAACAGTAGCGTGCAATTCGAGAAAACCGCAATACCCGCGGGTTTTGGAAAGTTCCAACAAATTCAATCAACATTCAGACATATCGAAGTCTGAATTTTCTCCCGATTTTCTGACAACATTGTTAAACCGTACGCTAACAGggcaaaaaattcttcaaagagCAAAACTAGCACCACTATCAAACACAAGCCAAAATGAGCTATGTAATATAGTAGCTGAGTACCATCTGAACTTGGGACGTGTTACGACTGAGCATTTTCTTAATGTATatgctgaagcaataatttgTCTTTTGGATTACGAAATTAAG gAAGATTATTTCATACCACGTAAAGGAGACAAGAAAAATCCCAGCggaaaattatataataaaattaCTAACCTCAAACAAAAAAGACGAAATCGAGAGAAAGCAGAAGGAGAACTTCTCAATAAGCGTTCCAAAGTTATACAGATTGATGCATTTTGTGAAACTCCAGACCTAGATGATGCGAATAGCTGGCTTTGTTTGAATAGAAAACCGTGGAATATTGTTCTGGAGAAATGGCGAGGAACACATGTCACACGGAAAAAATTGTTATTGAAACCTAACCAAGAAGctcttttatttgaaaaatatccacATTATACTGAAACATTTGGATATCAACTA GTAGATATCGATTTCCAACTGTTGCATGCAGGGAACATTGATGGTCTTAAAAAATTACAATACGATCTTCCGAAGATCACAAAAGTTTTGAACAGGACATACACTGATGAATACTCAAAAGAGTTGCTTGAATACATACAAACACCGAACATCAATATAG TTGTGGTATTTTTATCACCAG ATTCTCAGATCACGTCTGTTTTAATTCTGCTGAACAGTTTATTGAAACCAACCAAGGTGACGCTGCATTATAAACCTTCGGTACTTGTAGCACAAGAAGAGATAATTATATTCGCAACAACGGATGATGATGCTGTTTCAAAACTAAATAGTTTTCGTGAAATGTACGAGAGTTTAGGATTCACTATTATCCCAAAATTAATCTTCCGTGGATACGATCACAAATCTTTGTTTGGGCAGTTTGAGTTACGCTACAAATCAGTTGTATATACTTTCGATTCCGCACTGAGAGCAGTGGATGCATTAATTAAATTTGTAACAATTCTTggtttaaaacattcaaaaatTTCTCGCATGGTTTGGCAGTTTTTACGTTCAACGTATTATGAAATTCCAGATGAAGCGGAATATTCATCAATAGTTAGATTGCAAAGATCTATCAACGAACAAAGTGAGAATTGA
- the LOC131436962 gene encoding uncharacterized protein LOC131436962, whose product MQYFLEFANSFVGFDYSANEYCIKRYIEKVDNILSSIRSFQECSRSPRKMINKKTWKANEWQNWLLLYCSVCLKGFLPKKYVNHFQLLVLAIEKLLNTNVTEQDILESGKLLNVVVEDCEILYGIDEMKYNVHLLLHIPSCLSNFGPLWAFSLFCFEDMNGVLKKFIKGPKQPVIQIARRCLLAQKRETIDLKSIRNDKVREFCESFNNYNRKISCINNDINIKNHESALNEQIPQSSFEEHNFLIRNRYTFKPVKKSTSNSDDAAFTMNVKGDIIYGVIQRIYYSDFDSYILYKLIIVHKEEGLLIGIITTNKNLVKVNDC is encoded by the coding sequence ATGCAGTACTTCTTGGAGTTTGCAAACAGTTTTGTAGGCTTCGATTATAGTGCCAATGAATATTGTATAAAACGGtatattgaaaaagttgataaCATTCTGTCATCTATACGATCTTTTCAAGAATGTTCAAGATCTCCTAGAAAAATGATAAACAAAAAGACATGGAAAGCAAACGAATGGCAAAATTGGTTATTACTTTACTGCTCTGTGTGTCTAAAAGGTTTCTTACCTAAGAAATATGTCAATCATTTCCAACTCTTAGTGTTAGCAATAGAAAAACTATTGAACACAAATGTTACTGAACAGGATATTCTAGAGAgtgggaaattgttgaatgttgTTGTTGAGGATTGTGAAATTTTATACGGAATTGATGAAATGAAGTACAATGTTCATTTACTTTTGCATATTCCGTCTTGCTTAAGTAATTTTGGTCCACTGTGggcattttcacttttttgcttCGAGGATATGAATggagttttgaaaaaattcattAAAGGTCCTAAACAACCCGTTATTCAAATTGCTAGACGATGTCTTCTAGCACAAAAGAGAGAAACTATAGATCTTAAATCAATAAGAAACGATAAAGTACGTGAATTCTGTGAATCTTTTAATAATTATAATCGAAAAATCTCATGTATAAACAATGACATTAACATTAAGAATCATGAAAGTGCACTTAACGAGCAGATTCCACAATCATCTTTTGAAGAACATAATTTTTTGATTCGAAATAGATATACATTCAAACcagtaaaaaaatcaacttcgaACTCGGATGATGCAGCTTTTACAATGAATGTGAAAGGTGATATTATTTATGGAGTTATACAACGTATCTATTATTCTGATTTCGATTCATATATATTATACAAACTGATAATTGTTCATAAAGAAGAAGGCCTATTGATAGGAATAATAACGACTAACAAAAACCTAGTAAAAGTAAATGACTGTTAA